The region GGAGGAGATCGAAGAGGCCCTCGCCGGGGCCGACATGGTCTTCGTCACCGCGGGCGAGGGTGGCGGAACCGGAACCGGCGGCGCCCCCGTCGTCGCGCGCATCGCCAAGTCGATCGGCGCGCTCACCATCGGTGTGGTCACGAAGCCGTTCGGCTTCGAGGGCAAGCGCCGCGCCTCGCAGGCCGAGATCGGTGTCTCCACCCTCAAGAACGAGGTCGACACCCTCATCGTCGTTCCCAACGACCGTCTGCTCGAGATCAGCGACCGCGGCATCAGCATGCTCGAGGCGTTCGCCACGGCAGACCAGGTGCTTCTCGCCGGTGTCCAGGGCATCACCGACCTCATCACGACCCCCGGTCTCATCAACCTCGACTTCGCCGACGTCAAGTCGGTCATGCAGGGCGCGGGATCGGCCCTCATGGGAATCGGATCCGCGCGCGGCGCCGACCGCTCGATCAAGGCGGCAGAACTCGCGGTCGCCAGCCCGCTGCTCGAGGCGTCGATCGACGGCGCCCACGGTGTGCTCATCTCGATCCAGGGCGGTTCGAACCTCGGTATCTTCGAGATCAACGACGCGGCCCGGCTCATCCAGGAGGCCGTGCACCCCGAGGCGAACATCATCTTCGGAGCGGTCATCGACGACACCCTCGGCGACGAGGTGCGCGTCACCGTGATCGCCGCGGGCTTCGACGGGGGCGAGCCGGCTCCGAAGGCGCTCGAGTCGAAGCGCACCAACTTCGTCGCTGCGGAGTCCGGCCAGCCGGTCGCTCCCGCCGCCGCGGCAGCCGAACCCCGTCCCGAGGCCAGTGCGTGGACTCCCGAGCCCGAGAGCGTTCCGTCGGCCCCCGTCGACCGCACGTTCGACGACGACGAGAGCAACGACCTCGACATCCCGGACTTCCTCAAGTAGGTGCAGTCCACACCGTCTCTCGCCGACCGCCTCGCGCTCGTCCGCTCAGCTGTCGCTGACGCCGTGCGCGAGGCCGGCCGTGCCGAGAGCGAGGTGACGACCATCGTCGTCACCAAGTTCCACCCCGCGAGCCTCGTGCGGGAACTTGCCGCGCTCGGCGTGACCGACGTGGGCGAGAACCGGCAGCAGGAGGCGAGCGAGAAGGCCGCGGAACTCGCCGACCTCGATCTCGCCTGGCACTTCATCGGGCAGCTGCAGAGCAAGAAGACCCGGGCCGTGCTGGCCTTCGCGAGCGCCATCCACTCGCTCGACCGTCCGTCGCTCGTGACGGCGCTCGGCAACGCGCTCGAGCCGGGTGCCAGCGTCGACGCCTTCATCCAGCTCAACCTCACCGACGACCCGGCGCGCGGGGGAGTGCGACCGGTCGACCTCGAACCGCTGGCCGAATCCGTGCTCGCGACCGACGGCATCCGTATGCGCGGACTCATGGCAGTCGCTCCGCTCGATTCCGACCCCCGCGCGCAATTCGCGCGCGTGCGCAAGCTCGGCGAGAGGGTGCAAAGGATGGCCCCGGATGCCACGGACCTCTCCATGGGGATGTCGGGCGATTACCGCGCCGCCATCCTCGAAGGCGCGACACACCTACGCATCGGCACGGCAATCACGGGAAACCGGCCGGTCGCCGGTTAATCTGGCTGCACGAGCTATCACCGGAGGAACACAATGGCAGGTCCACTGCGCAAGACCATGGTTTACCTTGGCCTCGCTGACGAAGAATACGACTACGAAGCAGCGCAGCCGAGTGCCCCAGCCGCACCCGCGGCCCACACCCCCGCTGCGGCGCACAACGGCCCCGCACAGGGTGCTGCCTCGAACAGCGCGCCGACCCAGAACCGCGCCCCCGTTACCCCGCTGCGTCGCCCTACGGCCGCACGCCAGGCAGGACCCGCAGACATGAACGAGATCCTCACGGTTCACCCCCAGCACTACAAAGACGCGCAGATGATCGCGGAGAACTTCCGCGAGGGCATCCCCGTCATCATCAACCTGTCGCAGATGAGCGAGCCCGACGCCCGCCGTCTGGTCGACTTCGCGAGCGGACTCTCTCAGGGTCTGTATGGAAAGATCGAGCGTGTGACGGGCAAGGTCTTCTTGCTGTCTCCCGCCCACGTCGTTGTGAGCGGCGATCACGCCGAGGCCGAGACCGACGTCGAAGCATCCTTCTTCTCGCAGCCGTGATCTCCGATTTCCGGGCGCGGGCCTGTGTTGCTCGCAACGCAGGTGCGCCCGCTGAGCATGTGATGGCCCAGTGAACGGTGTTTCCGTAATAGCGACGATTATCTATGTCGCGTTGAATATCTTCGTCGTCGTGATGTGGGCGCGGTTCGTGCTCGACCTCGTGGCAATGCTCGCGAGGGACTGGCGCCCGCGCGGCTTCGTCCTCGTGCTGGCCGAATTGGCGTACACGATCACCGATCCTCCGGTGAAGGCCGTGCGTAAAATCGTTCCTCCGCTGCGCGCCGGCGGCATCCAGATCGACTTTTCCTGGAGCATCGTGCTCATCGCCACGATCATCCTCAGCTATATCGTCGCGGGATTTATCAATTAGTCTCGCGCATGTACTCTGGAGAGCATTGATCAGCTCGATAGGGACCAATCTGGGGCGACCAAAGCTCCCGTGAAGTATTTGTAGCGTTAGCTAAACGTTACGTTCAGTTTGAGAAAGTTTTAGAGGTGACGGATATGGCTTTGACTCCCGAAGACGTAGTCAACAAGCGGTTCCAACCAACGAAGTTCCGCGAAGGTTATGACCAGGATGAGGTCGACGACTTCCTCGACGAGGTAGTGGTCGAGCTCCGACGTCTCAATCAGGAGAACGAAGAACTCCGCCAGCGTCTGATCGCGAGCGACTCGCGCATCAACGAACTGCAGCGCAGCCAGGGTTCGGCCCCGGCCGCGGCACCCAGCTTCGTCTCGGCTCCCACCGAGTCGTTCAGCCAGCCCGAGCCGGCGAGCCAGCCCGAGGCCCCCGTCGAGGCGCCCGCCGCACAGCCGGCGCCCGCGTCGTACGCCGCCCCCGACACCTCGGTCGACCCCAACAACACGAACAACCTCCTGCAGCTCGCTCGTCGCCTGCACGAGGAGCACGTGCGTGAGGGTGTCGAGAAGCGCGACGCGCTCATCGCCGAGGGCCACGAAGAAGCCACCCGCGTCGTCCAGGAGGCGGAGGCCGCCCAGCGTGCCGCCGCAGCCGAGGCGGAGGCCGCCCAGCGCGCCGCCGCGGCAGAAGCGGAGGCCGCCCAGCGCGCCGCCGCAGCCGAGGCCGAATCCGCCCAGCGTGCGCAGCTCGCGACCCTCGAGCAGGAGCGTCAGCGGCTCGAGCAGGAGCGTCAGCAGCTCGAGGGCAAGGTCGAGGAGCTCCGCAACTTCGAGCGCGACTACCGCCAGAAGCTGAAGAGCTACATCGAGGGCCAGTTGCGCGAGCTCGACTCGACCAACGCGATCGGCAACTCGAACGGTTCGTCGTCGGCCTACGCCGCACCGAGCGGCCAGTCGAACGCTGCTAACTACACGGGTTTTGCCGGCACCAACTAGCACCGCCACGGAGGCCAGTGCGCCGAAGGTCAGGTTTCTGGCCCTCGGTGTGCTGGCCCTCGTTGCTGTGTGCGTCTACGCCCTCGACCAGCTCGCCAAGTTCCTGATCGTCGAGAACCTCACCGAACGCCAGCCCGTCGAGGTCATCGGCCACCTCGTGCAGTTTTACTTCGTGAAGAACGCGGGCGCGGCGTTCTCGCTGGGTAGCGGCAGCACCTGGATCTTCGCGATCATCGCCTCCGCTGTCGCCATCTTTATAGTCGCGTTCGCCCCGCGCATCCGCTCGCTCGCCTGGGCCGCCCTGTTCGGCCTGCTGCTCGGCGGCAACCTGGGCAACCTCACCGACCGGCTCTTCCGCGAGCCCGGCTTCGGCGTGGGGCACGTCATCGACTTCATCCAGGTGCAGTATTTCCCCGCCATCTTCAACGTCGCCGACATCGCTATCGTCGCGAGCATGGGAGTCTTCATCATCCTCACCGTCCGCGGTGTGCCCCTCTCGGGCAAGCAGCCCGCGATTTCGCAGACGATCGCTCCGGATGCCACGTCTACGGATGTCTCGTAGTGGAAACCCGTAGCCTTCCCGTGCCCAACGGCCTCGTCGGCCAGCGCGTCGACGCCGCCATCGCCAAACTGCTCGGTTTCTCGCGCACCTTCGCCGCCGAGGTGGCCGAGGCCGGGGGAGTGACCGCCGACGGCGTCGTGCTCGGCAAGTCCGACCGCCTGCAGGATGGCGCATGGCTCGAGGTCTCGTGGGAGGACAAGCACGCCCCCGAGGTCGTTCCCGTCGTCGTCGCCGATCTCGGCATCGTCTACGACGACGACGATTTCGTCGTCATCGACAAGCCCGTGGGCGTCGCCGCTCACCCCTCGGTCGGTTGGACCGGCCCCACCGTGCTCGGCGCCCTCGCCGGCGCCGGCTTCCGCATCTCCACCTCGGGAGCGTCCGAGCGCGCGGGAATCGTGCACCGGCTCGACGTCGGCACGAGCGGCCTTATGGTCGTCGCCAAGTCGGAGCGCGCGTATACCGAGCTCAAGCGCCAGTTCCACGACCGCGAGGTCGAGAAGATCTACCACGCCGTCGTGCAGGGCCACCCCGACCCGCTCGCCGGAACCATCGACGCGCCGATCGGGCGCCACCCCGGCAGCTCGTGGAAGTTCGCCATCACGGCCGACGGCAAGCCCTCCGTCACGCACTACGAGACGCTCGAGGCCTTCCCCAGCGCGTCACTGCTGGAGGTGCACCTGGAGACGGGACGCACGCACCAGATCCGCGTGCACATGGCGGCGCAGCGTCATCCGTGCGTCGGCGACGCGATGTACGGCGCAGACCCGACCATCAGCGCCAGACTGGGGCTCTCGCGACAGTGGCTGCACGCCATGAAACTGGAGTTCACCCATCCGGGCAGCGGGGAGCGGGTGCGCTTCGAATCGCGCTACCCCGACGACCTGCAGCACGCCCTCGATGTCCTCCGTGAGGCTTAGGCTTAACCCCTCCCGATCGTCCGTCGTTCTCTTCTAGTCGGAGTTGTTTTGCCCAGTAACGATTCATTCGTTCACCTGCATGTCCACAGCGAGTATTCGATGCTCGACGGCGCGGCGCGCGTCGGCCCGCTCATGAAAGCCGCGGCGGCTGAGGGCATGCCCG is a window of Conyzicola nivalis DNA encoding:
- the ftsZ gene encoding cell division protein FtsZ; the protein is MTSNQNYLAVIKVVGIGGGGVNAVNRMIELGLRGVEFIAINTDAQALLMSDADVKLDVGRELTRGLGAGADPEVGRRAAEDHAEEIEEALAGADMVFVTAGEGGGTGTGGAPVVARIAKSIGALTIGVVTKPFGFEGKRRASQAEIGVSTLKNEVDTLIVVPNDRLLEISDRGISMLEAFATADQVLLAGVQGITDLITTPGLINLDFADVKSVMQGAGSALMGIGSARGADRSIKAAELAVASPLLEASIDGAHGVLISIQGGSNLGIFEINDAARLIQEAVHPEANIIFGAVIDDTLGDEVRVTVIAAGFDGGEPAPKALESKRTNFVAAESGQPVAPAAAAAEPRPEASAWTPEPESVPSAPVDRTFDDDESNDLDIPDFLK
- a CDS encoding YggS family pyridoxal phosphate-dependent enzyme — its product is MQSTPSLADRLALVRSAVADAVREAGRAESEVTTIVVTKFHPASLVRELAALGVTDVGENRQQEASEKAAELADLDLAWHFIGQLQSKKTRAVLAFASAIHSLDRPSLVTALGNALEPGASVDAFIQLNLTDDPARGGVRPVDLEPLAESVLATDGIRMRGLMAVAPLDSDPRAQFARVRKLGERVQRMAPDATDLSMGMSGDYRAAILEGATHLRIGTAITGNRPVAG
- a CDS encoding cell division protein SepF gives rise to the protein MAGPLRKTMVYLGLADEEYDYEAAQPSAPAAPAAHTPAAAHNGPAQGAASNSAPTQNRAPVTPLRRPTAARQAGPADMNEILTVHPQHYKDAQMIAENFREGIPVIINLSQMSEPDARRLVDFASGLSQGLYGKIERVTGKVFLLSPAHVVVSGDHAEAETDVEASFFSQP
- a CDS encoding YggT family protein, whose product is MNGVSVIATIIYVALNIFVVVMWARFVLDLVAMLARDWRPRGFVLVLAELAYTITDPPVKAVRKIVPPLRAGGIQIDFSWSIVLIATIILSYIVAGFIN
- a CDS encoding DivIVA domain-containing protein, producing the protein MALTPEDVVNKRFQPTKFREGYDQDEVDDFLDEVVVELRRLNQENEELRQRLIASDSRINELQRSQGSAPAAAPSFVSAPTESFSQPEPASQPEAPVEAPAAQPAPASYAAPDTSVDPNNTNNLLQLARRLHEEHVREGVEKRDALIAEGHEEATRVVQEAEAAQRAAAAEAEAAQRAAAAEAEAAQRAAAAEAESAQRAQLATLEQERQRLEQERQQLEGKVEELRNFERDYRQKLKSYIEGQLRELDSTNAIGNSNGSSSAYAAPSGQSNAANYTGFAGTN
- the lspA gene encoding signal peptidase II: MPAPTSTATEASAPKVRFLALGVLALVAVCVYALDQLAKFLIVENLTERQPVEVIGHLVQFYFVKNAGAAFSLGSGSTWIFAIIASAVAIFIVAFAPRIRSLAWAALFGLLLGGNLGNLTDRLFREPGFGVGHVIDFIQVQYFPAIFNVADIAIVASMGVFIILTVRGVPLSGKQPAISQTIAPDATSTDVS
- a CDS encoding RluA family pseudouridine synthase, coding for METRSLPVPNGLVGQRVDAAIAKLLGFSRTFAAEVAEAGGVTADGVVLGKSDRLQDGAWLEVSWEDKHAPEVVPVVVADLGIVYDDDDFVVIDKPVGVAAHPSVGWTGPTVLGALAGAGFRISTSGASERAGIVHRLDVGTSGLMVVAKSERAYTELKRQFHDREVEKIYHAVVQGHPDPLAGTIDAPIGRHPGSSWKFAITADGKPSVTHYETLEAFPSASLLEVHLETGRTHQIRVHMAAQRHPCVGDAMYGADPTISARLGLSRQWLHAMKLEFTHPGSGERVRFESRYPDDLQHALDVLREA